One window of the Sylvia atricapilla isolate bSylAtr1 unplaced genomic scaffold, bSylAtr1.pri scaffold_85_arrow_ctg1, whole genome shotgun sequence genome contains the following:
- the NXPH3 gene encoding neurexophilin-3, translated as MHLPPSCVLLLLLLLLLLLFLRGSTGLPAFCSPEELSTGVDPHGTSPNPDLRRLPGPNPLPKPEPEPRIPPGAGSISRERRGAAESRAGRSRRDPSRSQGRRQKLLGWGDFYSNIKTVKLNLLITGKVVDHGNGSVSVFFQHNSTGHGNISVSLVPPGKALQFHLERQIFAEAKESKVFNCRVESEQVARARKTSLCAFDPAQTCSQEHTQSRAAWRCSRPFRAVCVYIAFYSSDYRLVQKACPDYSAHSRPPYGPSA; from the exons ATGCATCTTCCTCCGAGCTgcgtcctcctcctcctcctgctgctgctgctcctgctcttcctccgGGGCAGCACCGGGCTGCCG gCCTTCTGCTCCCCGGAGGAGCTCAGCACGGGTGTGGATCCCCACGGCACATCCCCAAACCCCGACCTGCGGCGTCTGCCCGGCCCAAACCCGCTCCCCAAACCGGAGCCGGAGCCCCGGATCCCCCCGGGAGCGGGCAGCATctcccgggagcggcggggagcTGCGGAGAGCCGCGCAGGGAGATCCCGGAGAGACCCGAGCCggagccagggcaggagacAGAAACTTCTGGGCTGGGGAGATTTTTATTCCAACATCAAGACGGTGAAACTGAACCTGCTGATCACGGGCAAAGTGGTGGATCACGGCAACGGCAGCGTGAGCGTTTTCTTCCAGCACAACTCCACGGGCCACGGCAACATCTCGGTGAGCCTGGTGCCTCCCGGCAAGGCGCTGCAGTTCCACCTGGAGAGGCAGATCTTCGCCGAGGCCAAAGAATCCAAAGTGTTTAATTGCCGAGTGGAGTCGGAGCAGGTGGCCCGGGCCAGGAAAACGTCTCTTTGCGCCTTCGATCCGGCCCAAACGTGCTCGCAGGAGCACACGCAGAGCCGGGCGGCGTGGcgctgctccaggcccttccgAGCCGTCTGCGTTTATATCGCCTTCTACAGCAGCGATTATCGCCTGGTGCAAAAGGCCTGTCCCGACTACAGCGCCCACAGCCGCCCGCCCTACGGGCCCTCGGCGTGA
- the LOC136375080 gene encoding speckle-type POZ protein has translation MMCFIYTGKAPNLDKMADDLLAAADKYALERLKVMCEDALCSNLSVENAAEILILADLHSADQLKTQAVDFINYHASDVMETSGWKSMVVSHPHLVAEAYRSLASAQCPFLGPPRKRLKQS, from the exons ATGATGTGTTTCATTTACACCGGGAAGGCCCCAAACCTGGACAAGATGGCTGATgatctgctggcagctgctgacaaG TATGCCCTGGAGAGGCTGAAGGTGATGTGTGAGGATGCTCTCTGCAGTAACCTGTCCGTGGAGAACGCGGCTGAGATCCTGATCCTGGCCGACCTGCACAGCGCAGACCAGCTCAAAACCCAGGCCGTGGACTTCATTAATTA CCACGCCTCGGACGTGATGGAGACGTCCGGCTGGAAGTCCATGGTGGTGTCCCACCCGCACCTGGTGGCGGAGGCGTACCGCTCTCTGGCCTCGGCGCAGTGCCCCTTCCTGGGCCCGCCCCGCAAGCGCCTGAAGCAATCCTAA